A segment of the Oligoflexia bacterium genome:
CAATTTGTATTTGGTGAGTAATCCAGTAAATGTTGTTCGTGGTTCAGGCACCATTGTTTCAGCAGAAGTATCTTTAGGTTATGATAACAGTCATAAAAGAATAAAAGAAGCTTTGGAAAAAGCTGTATTAGACGCGGGCTTAGAAAAACCTTTTGTACTGTTAGAAAAACTGGGTGATTTTTCCGTGAGTTACAAGGCGGCTGGTTTTTTAACTGAGGTCAAGTCCTTGATTTCAGCTCGATCCAATTTAAGAGAAAGTATGTTGGTTTCTTTGCATGCCCATGACATTGAAATTGTGTCACCAACTTTTATGAATCAAAGAGTCTTTGAACCAAAGACAAGGTTTATGTATGTTCCTAAACAAGAAAAAGAAATGGAGCATGCGCAGAGTGGGCCTGAGAATATTATTTTTGACAAAGCTGACGAATTAGAATCAATTGAAAGTATCAAAGAAAAGAAAAAAGAATACCAAAATAAAATCAATGAAATTAAACAATTGATTGGTAAAAAAGAGCCCTCGCCAGAACAAAGTCAAACTTTAGATAGTTTAAAACATAAATTGGAACGTTTTGA
Coding sequences within it:
- a CDS encoding mechanosensitive ion channel; the encoded protein is MLDSLIQYLLAWLPFVLLIFIWFALFRAVQKTDLLNKVFPNASSSLIKPILLVCVFVIVVISVLMTLPINIASRGQLLNLFGVVTAAAIALSSTTFLGNIMAGMMLRSIRAFKPGDFIQAGEHFGRVSEWGLLHTEIQTEQRSLTTLPNLYLVSNPVNVVRGSGTIVSAEVSLGYDNSHKRIKEALEKAVLDAGLEKPFVLLEKLGDFSVSYKAAGFLTEVKSLISARSNLRESMLVSLHAHDIEIVSPTFMNQRVFEPKTRFMYVPKQEKEMEHAQSGPENIIFDKADELESIESIKEKKKEYQNKINEIKQLIGKKEPSPEQSQTLDSLKHKLERFDKLIEKKEQRIEEER